From the genome of Ascaphus truei isolate aAscTru1 chromosome 15, aAscTru1.hap1, whole genome shotgun sequence:
TTCGAGCTGTTGCTGAAGCTTTTCTCACAATCTTTGCAAGCGTAGGGTTTCTCCCGTGTGTGGACTCGGATGTGCGCGCGGAGCTGAGAGCTGCAAGTAAACCTCTTCCAGCAAACGCTGCAATGCCACGATTTTTCGCCCTTGTGAACTTTCAGATGTTTCACAAGATTGGATCGGTCGCTGTATTTCTTCCCGCATTCGCCACAGGTAAACGGCTTTTCACACGTATGGATTCTCTGGTGTGTAACCAGATGTGAGTTCTGACCaaagctttttccacactctgCGCACATGTACGGTTTCACTTCTGCATGGACTCTGAAGTGTCGAAATAGACCCGAGCTATGTGCAAAGCCTTTTCCACATTCAGAGCATGTATACGGCTTCTCTGTACCATAATTAACAGTGTACATCGCTTCCATTTTCTCGCAAACCGTAATCTCTTCGTATTCAACTTCACACGTTTCTTTGGGTTTCTCTTCATCTTCCACATGAGGGGTAGGCAGATTGACGCTTTCCAACGAACTAGATTCCTCAGGCGAATTATTTATTGTTTCGCAGTCTTCCGTAGCTGGCGGTTCGGGTGGGGACCATCTCTTTTCTTCCTGAGAACGGTCATCTTCCATTGTCGATGTTGAGTGGGGGACTGGAGAAGGTGTGGTATCTTTCTGGAACACTCATTCATCCATCTGGTGGAAATAAGCAAAGGTGTATATTAGTTAATACGCAGAATTGACTAGATTTTAATTTTAAAATCAGGTCTAGAGTCGTATTTGCGGTAGACCGTAGAGACCTGGGAGGTTTCGATCACTCTATATGCACCCTTAAATCTCTCTCTgtcccagtctctcccccccccccccaacattgtATACATTAAATTAGGTATGCTTTAGTTCCTCTGTCAGTGTGTGACACAATTCTAATCGGCATTGGTAGCGGTATTGCGAGAGCTGCGCCTGCAGAGGGAACACAGGGTGGACGTGCACTCCCGGCGCGGGTCCAGCATCAAACGCTGATGCGCACCTGCACTCCTCCACGCTACTTTGGCGTCTGTACCAACGGAGCTACGGTAATATCCGACGAGAGCCTACCTTATCCTTTAAGCCCGTTTCATCTTTTGTCCCGTGAGTGGCCGTAATTCACGTGTCATCTGGTACGTTTATTAAATTACCCAACTATATTAAGCTATGGGAGTCACGCTGTCTTGTTTTGTAGTGTTCGAGGAAGAGGGTTGTTCCTGAGGACCGGCTGACGGCATCATCCTGTAGTGGTTCATTTACTTCTGCATTTTTTGCTATTGGATCTTTCCCTGTGTCAGCTGTTTGTTTCTCCCCTCTTCGGTTTCCCTCTTTCTTGTTTGAGTTTGTCATTGTTGTTTGTTATCACCACTTTAGTATATTCCACAGACACATTGCAGCAATTATATGAATAGCCTTTTTGTTCCTCTCTAGGAGCACTGAACTTATACCACTTGAGTATACTATACGGGCGCAGCAATTTCCTTTTTTTAAAAGCTGTATATTAGTTAATACGCAGAATTGACTGGATTCTTTTCATTTTAAAATCAGGTCTAGAGTCGTATTTGCGGTAGACCGTAGAGACCTGGGAGGTTTCAATCGTTTAAATGCACCcatagatctctctctctctgtccccgtctctccccccaacATTGTATACATTAAATTAGGTATGCTTTAGTTCCTCTGTCAATGTGTGACACAGGAGCTTACAAGCAAGTGGACACCTAGCGAGGCCCCGTAACACTTGCAGTTTATTACACGCGAAAATCACTGTGCcagtaaaatatttatatttctggattacatttgtgtgtgtataaaatgGGTCtggtggttcttatctgccgtcaatTTCTATCTTCcatgaaaacatacaaattaCAGTCTAGCTCAACCCATTCACGGTCAGGCTGGGTGTTGCTGGAACCTCTGGCAGCTAAGGGGTGATctgcctttaaagctgcagttcaggcaatatcctgcatgtgtgtttttttttaataaatcagttctgtagtaagaaaaaatacttttagcatttgctgtttaaaaaaaaaaaaaaaaaaacaactttgaaagaccaactttcttgtattctattttaacaagcatgcttgttcctatagcaacgatttacattccccatatttaaagatgtcgccaaactttgccgatgaATAGACGGAGaatgaattgaccggcagctacgcagttctttaggtaattagaaattgcccacatgaaactattgaagtaaaaaaaaaaatttaaaaaaaaaagactgaactgcagctttaagggagcAACTccttctaggaccaaagtgtGTTAAGggcagtgacatatttaaggggTTACAGCTTTGTGATTCATTTATTTTCTACCAAATCTGAGACGTTTGCTTTCCTCCGGTTGCTCCCTTTAGACATCATGAGTGAAAACTATTTCCCATAACAAAAGTAAGGGTAACAACGATACCAATTAATGGCTAACTGATGTTAGAGGAGAGCAAGCGTGCCTTTGGAAATAATAAATGGTTTAAACTCTCTGGCTTAAagattggagcagggggtctccggagctgagctctgttaatttcagctcctgggacccactgcttccagcGATACAGACTTCCATAGGGTAAGTCCGTGACAGCTATGCTCGTGGCCAGCTCTcctgccctgcgggccaataggaagccgtgacgtcatcaggtgcggcttccgattggcctatgtaatgcgggagctttaaaaactTTGCCAAGATCCCGACACACCCCTAGGAGGCAACTatccccagagctaaaatgaatgaggttcaccttctggagacccccctgcttcaaatctatgttaaacatttaaaaaaaataaataaaaaaaagcgcTTGAATTGCTCCTTCCAGACGGCGTCTTGAATACGGATTACCTGTATTAACATTCATCGAGTTGTCCTGGGAGCCAGAACAGGAACAAAGACCAGCAGGTCCGGGTCAGCAGTTCCGCCAAAGCTACAGGACAGAGAAAGAGCACGGGAAGTTAGTGAAGGAATACACAGCTTCACCTTCATAGGACTTATTCTAGACACTGAAGCAACATActaccaggggcggccaactgcagtccaagggccacccacaggtcaggttttaaggatatccttgcttcagcacaggtggctcattgactgagccacctgcgctgaagcctGGATATCCCTAATACTTGACATTCTTTGCATCATGAACTTgtgagctctactttgtatctctgtcttagaggagacctgtactctCAAGAAATGTGTATTCTATAGATGCAATGAAGTCTCtttcctgtgctggaggggttgtagTCCAACTCAATTGAATGGAGCTCAACTCTGCTCCAGCACTGGGGAAGCTGCTTTTATGGCATattgcatgggggggggaggggggagacaaaaAGAGGAATTATAGTGTATTACACAGATTTATTCAGGTTTCATTAACCATGTGGGCAGGGTGAGAAATTTCTGCCGACCAATTAAATGGGGGGTAGGGTTGGCCaaaaacattaattaatgtaggctATACAGGAGGCAATACATGGaattataatacagtatgtgctacGCACATAAATTCAGACAAATGGCAAATGACATCCCTGCCATGGAGATCTTACAATCTAGGCTTCATCACATTTAAAGCATGGACATCAGAGATAAGGGTAAAGAGGCCATTAAGACGAACAGAGAAACACAAGGCAAAGTGTCCTCCTTGGCATACAGGGTGAAAGAAGGCGTCGAGATCCGTTTACATtggcagtgtcacgggagaccaggcaatttacacatttttaaccaggatcattcactgagcaaaacaaggtaatgaaataaatttaagtttattcgcacaaattcgcttacacacaatgggaCAAAAAATACAgctgaaaagacacacttactttgggacgggggtaaaaaaacaaaaaactagactttcctaggtgcagggaactctaaatacgAGTTTTGCCCTGATCGGGACCTAGCCTGCAATCTCCTGGTACTTgaatcggcgtgaagttccacacgccaccgctccctactcttctgagaacttggacttttttGACCGCTAGTTATCCCAAATCTCATGGAACTCAAAAACTGCCTCAAATCCAAGCCACGCCCCctacgttcgattttgagaacttggccaCTAAAATCGGGACTTAGAATCTGGCAGGCAGGCATTCCTAGCTTCAAatcgaagctggttgctctgctattcgcgcaagagcaactttgaaaagccaacCCGCGCTCTTACAACTGGGAATCTCAATTCACATTGGCTCAGACATTCTTTATAGTatttcattcatgaaactcaaCAGCCAATCATGTGGGAACtttcccagc
Proteins encoded in this window:
- the LOC142466932 gene encoding uncharacterized protein LOC142466932 — encoded protein: MEDDRSQEEKRWSPPEPPATEDCETINNSPEESSSLESVNLPTPHVEDEEKPKETCEVEYEEITVCEKMEAMYTVNYGTEKPYTCSECGKGFAHSSGLFRHFRVHAEVKPYMCAECGKSFGQNSHLVTHQRIHTCEKPFTCGECGKKYSDRSNLVKHLKVHKGEKSWHCSVCWKRFTCSSQLRAHIRVHTREKPYACKDCEKSFSNSSNLVTHQRVHTREKPYTCKDCGKSFSSSSNLVTHQRIHTGERPYICVECDKRFIQRSALVQHRRTHIEKDHIITLDVKDELELT